The following proteins are co-located in the Flavobacteriales bacterium genome:
- the tig gene encoding trigger factor, with protein sequence MNVTQEKIDDLNAVIKVKLSPEDYRVKYENSLKSYSKRANIKGFRPGHVPMAMIKKMYGKALLADEINKLLNDSLYNYISENKLEVLGNPLPTQDQDKVDFHEDAEMEFAYEIGFAPKIDLNLSGEKIHYHALKVDAELIDKQIDDLRRRYGKLSNAEQSEATDMLFGQFEELDEAGNVKEGGITNSSTISIEFMNDESVKKELIGKKAGDVVVLDPKKVSHGAADTASMLGIDQHAAEHLNAKFKFTISEIKRIELAELNQELFDRLFGEGVVNSEEELRAKIEVDLKNMFAFDADRMFLREITNHLLDKLSIALPDAFLKRWIIATNEKPVTMEQLEVEYPSYARGLKWQLIENKIIKENDIKVGHEDAMTYTKGYLASQYNRYGLPTPDEDQLNQGAMRILSNQEESKRVYDELYSRKVMEFLKGAVSLDVHELAYDEFVKLANSHNHDHDHDHDHDHDHDHEHHHHH encoded by the coding sequence ATGAATGTTACACAAGAAAAGATCGATGATTTGAATGCGGTGATTAAGGTGAAACTTAGTCCGGAAGATTATCGTGTTAAGTATGAAAACTCTTTAAAAAGTTATTCGAAAAGAGCCAATATAAAAGGCTTTCGTCCGGGTCACGTCCCTATGGCGATGATTAAAAAAATGTATGGCAAGGCCTTATTGGCCGACGAGATCAACAAATTGCTGAATGATTCGCTTTACAATTATATTTCTGAAAATAAATTGGAAGTTTTGGGTAATCCACTTCCAACGCAAGATCAGGATAAGGTCGATTTCCATGAAGATGCTGAAATGGAATTTGCCTATGAAATTGGATTTGCACCTAAGATTGATTTGAATTTATCGGGTGAAAAAATTCACTATCATGCTTTAAAAGTGGATGCAGAATTGATCGATAAACAAATCGACGATTTGCGTCGCCGTTATGGTAAATTGTCCAATGCCGAACAAAGTGAAGCAACGGATATGTTGTTTGGTCAATTTGAAGAATTGGATGAAGCCGGAAATGTAAAAGAAGGTGGAATTACCAATAGCAGCACCATCAGCATCGAATTCATGAATGATGAATCGGTGAAAAAAGAACTCATTGGTAAAAAAGCCGGTGATGTGGTGGTGCTGGATCCGAAAAAAGTTTCACACGGTGCAGCGGATACAGCTTCGATGTTGGGTATTGACCAACATGCTGCTGAGCATTTGAATGCTAAATTCAAATTTACGATCAGTGAAATCAAACGCATTGAATTAGCTGAATTAAATCAGGAATTATTCGACCGTTTATTCGGTGAGGGAGTAGTGAATTCGGAAGAAGAGCTCAGAGCGAAAATTGAAGTGGATTTGAAAAACATGTTTGCATTTGATGCCGACAGAATGTTTCTCCGTGAAATCACGAACCATTTGCTCGATAAATTAAGTATTGCTTTACCGGATGCATTTTTAAAGCGTTGGATCATTGCTACCAATGAAAAACCGGTTACCATGGAACAACTTGAAGTGGAATACCCTTCTTATGCACGTGGATTAAAATGGCAGTTGATTGAGAATAAAATCATCAAAGAAAACGATATCAAGGTGGGTCACGAAGATGCTATGACCTATACGAAAGGTTATCTGGCTTCACAATACAATCGCTATGGATTACCAACTCCGGATGAAGATCAACTGAACCAGGGTGCCATGCGCATCTTATCGAACCAGGAAGAATCCAAGCGCGTTTACGACGAATTGTACAGCCGTAAAGTGATGGAGTTTTTAAAAGGTGCAGTTAGTCTGGATGTTCATGAATTAGCTTATGATGAGTTCGTGAAACTGGCTAATAGTCACAATCACGACCACGACCACGATCATGATCACGACCACGATCATGACCACGAGCACCATCACCACCATTGA
- a CDS encoding DUF983 domain-containing protein — protein MNTIKKIVLEKCPFCGEGEVFQKGELFEVPVMHEYCSSCDRSLSGEPGNFFGAMYVSYGIAVLLGMLCFMVLYFVFGIVNPWLQIAVIVGVIVVVGKKNYKWSRMIWLMIVPPSRRKKSN, from the coding sequence ATGAATACAATTAAAAAAATAGTTTTGGAGAAATGTCCGTTTTGTGGCGAAGGAGAGGTGTTTCAAAAAGGAGAATTATTCGAGGTTCCTGTCATGCATGAATATTGCAGTTCCTGCGATCGGAGTTTATCGGGTGAACCGGGTAATTTTTTTGGGGCGATGTATGTGAGTTATGGAATTGCGGTATTACTGGGGATGCTATGTTTTATGGTCCTGTATTTTGTTTTTGGAATCGTAAATCCCTGGCTGCAGATTGCAGTGATTGTTGGAGTGATTGTAGTGGTTGGAAAGAAAAACTACAAATGGTCGCGCATGATCTGGCTGATGATTGTTCCGCCGAGCAGACGAAAAAAATCGAATTAA